A DNA window from Enterobacter asburiae contains the following coding sequences:
- a CDS encoding CsbD family protein, whose product MNKDEIGGNWKQFKGKAKEQWGKLTDDDMTVIEGKRDQLVGKIQERYGYAKDQAEKEVGDWEKRNDYRW is encoded by the coding sequence ATGAATAAAGACGAAATCGGCGGCAACTGGAAGCAGTTCAAAGGTAAAGCGAAAGAACAGTGGGGTAAGCTGACCGATGACGATATGACCGTCATTGAAGGTAAACGCGATCAGCTTGTCGGTAAAATCCAGGAGCGTTACGGCTACGCAAAAGACCAGGCGGAAAAAGAAGTGGGCGACTGGGAAAAACGCAACGACTACCGCTGGTAA
- the zur gene encoding zinc uptake transcriptional repressor Zur has translation MDKSTKELLAQAEKLCSQRNVRLTPQRLEVLRLMSLQQGAISAYDLLDLLRESEPQAKPPTVYRALDFLLEQGFVHKVESTNSYVLCHLFDQPTHTSAMFICDRCGVVKEEAAEGVEDIMHTLAAKMGFALRHNVIEAHGLCSACVEVEACRHQDACQHDHSILVKKKPR, from the coding sequence ATGGATAAGTCCACAAAAGAGCTGTTAGCGCAGGCCGAAAAGCTGTGTTCGCAACGCAATGTGCGCCTGACTCCGCAGCGCCTTGAAGTCTTACGTCTGATGAGCCTGCAGCAGGGTGCCATCAGCGCTTACGATCTGCTGGACCTGCTCCGCGAAAGCGAGCCGCAGGCGAAACCACCAACCGTGTATCGCGCCCTTGATTTCCTGCTGGAACAAGGATTCGTGCATAAAGTTGAGTCCACCAACAGCTACGTGTTGTGCCATCTGTTCGATCAGCCCACCCATACATCGGCGATGTTTATCTGCGACCGCTGCGGCGTGGTGAAAGAAGAGGCTGCGGAAGGCGTGGAAGATATTATGCATACGCTGGCGGCGAAAATGGGTTTTGCCCTGCGTCATAACGTGATTGAAGCGCACGGACTGTGCTCTGCCTGCGTGGAAGTGGAAGCCTGCCGCCATCAGGACGCATGTCAGCACGACCACTCTATTCTTGTGAAGAAAAAACCGCGTTAG
- a CDS encoding cupin domain-containing protein, which translates to MKKPDCIRHWRDVEGADDSTYPDSDERFSIGAPLARKLGLGRIGIHHERLPPGRRTSYPHAESDEEEFVYVLEGHPEAWINGYLWKLEPGDSVGFPAGTGICHTFINNTDEEVRLLVVGEANKKHNRIYYPLNPVYAATREDRWVDHPPQFFGPHDGKPGKK; encoded by the coding sequence ATGAAAAAACCTGACTGTATTCGACACTGGCGCGACGTTGAAGGCGCGGATGATTCGACCTATCCAGATAGCGATGAGCGTTTTTCTATCGGCGCCCCGTTGGCTCGCAAGCTTGGGCTCGGGCGCATTGGTATCCATCACGAGCGTTTACCGCCCGGGCGCAGGACGTCCTATCCGCACGCGGAAAGCGATGAAGAAGAGTTCGTTTATGTGCTCGAAGGTCATCCAGAAGCGTGGATCAATGGCTATTTATGGAAACTTGAACCGGGCGACAGCGTGGGGTTTCCTGCCGGAACCGGTATTTGCCACACCTTTATCAACAACACGGACGAAGAGGTGCGGTTACTGGTCGTTGGCGAGGCCAATAAGAAGCACAACCGCATCTACTACCCGCTCAACCCTGTGTATGCCGCCACGCGTGAGGATCGCTGGGTAGACCACCCGCCCCAGTTTTTTGGACCGCATGATGGAAAACCTGGGAAAAAATAA
- a CDS encoding conjugal transfer protein TraF, translated as MKKNFKFSVVSIAVSLFMANQAGAANTWTESRSDAMGGTGVASGSYGSGALINPALLAKAKPDDDVTVILPSVGVQVTDEDNLQDEIDTINDKINHYKDVVDDLTPREIITNPLGSINQFQGAAKDLADELDYLKGKTARATAGAGLAVSIPNDVLSVAFMAKGYAHGRVSSSIDQQDIDYLRGIQQSKVVAAGVALDAALNGTDQITKNLNSTASGRAAIVSDYGVAVARQFDLGGVPVSVGVTPKLQKTWVYNYTTSIYDYDSNKWNDSRYRTDDTGFNVDAGIAADFGEHWTVGVSGQNLMSRDIDTKDIRIRNGRTGEVVSYKDTYQIRPLVTAGAAWHNDLVTLTADGDLTETKGFKSEDTSQYVGVGAEVTPLSWLAVRAGYRADVKGNDSNVFTGGVGFAPFSTVHVDLMGLYGEDETWGAGAQLSMTF; from the coding sequence GTGAAAAAAAATTTTAAATTTTCGGTGGTTAGTATCGCTGTTTCCTTGTTTATGGCAAATCAGGCGGGAGCAGCTAATACCTGGACAGAATCACGTAGCGACGCAATGGGTGGCACTGGCGTTGCCTCCGGGAGCTATGGTAGCGGGGCGTTAATCAACCCCGCGTTGCTGGCAAAGGCAAAACCGGACGATGATGTGACGGTCATTTTGCCGTCCGTTGGCGTACAGGTAACGGATGAGGACAATCTTCAGGACGAGATTGATACCATCAACGACAAAATCAATCACTATAAGGATGTGGTTGATGACCTCACGCCAAGGGAGATCATCACCAATCCGTTAGGTTCCATTAATCAATTCCAGGGCGCGGCCAAAGATCTGGCCGATGAGCTGGACTATCTCAAGGGTAAAACCGCACGCGCGACGGCAGGTGCAGGGCTTGCCGTGAGTATTCCTAACGATGTGCTTTCCGTGGCCTTTATGGCGAAAGGCTATGCCCATGGCCGGGTGAGCTCGTCTATCGATCAGCAAGATATTGATTATCTGCGCGGTATTCAACAAAGCAAAGTGGTGGCTGCCGGTGTTGCCCTGGACGCTGCGCTGAACGGCACGGATCAGATCACTAAAAATCTCAACTCAACGGCGTCTGGCCGGGCAGCGATTGTGTCCGACTATGGTGTTGCCGTTGCCCGTCAGTTTGACCTCGGCGGCGTCCCGGTTTCCGTGGGCGTGACGCCAAAACTGCAAAAAACCTGGGTCTATAACTACACCACGTCAATCTACGATTACGACAGTAACAAGTGGAACGACAGCCGCTACCGCACGGACGACACGGGCTTTAACGTCGATGCCGGTATTGCGGCTGATTTCGGCGAACACTGGACGGTTGGCGTGAGCGGTCAAAACCTGATGTCGCGCGATATCGACACCAAAGATATCCGTATCCGCAATGGCCGGACGGGAGAAGTGGTGAGCTACAAAGACACCTACCAGATCCGTCCGCTGGTGACCGCCGGCGCCGCCTGGCATAACGACCTGGTGACGCTGACCGCCGATGGCGATCTGACGGAAACCAAAGGCTTCAAGAGCGAAGATACGTCGCAGTACGTTGGCGTCGGTGCCGAGGTTACGCCGCTCAGCTGGCTGGCGGTGCGTGCGGGTTATCGCGCGGACGTGAAGGGTAACGACAGCAATGTCTTTACCGGCGGTGTCGGTTTCGCACCGTTCAGCACCGTTCATGTTGACCTGATGGGCCTGTACGGTGAGGACGAAACCTGGGGTGCCGGGGCTCAGCTGAGCATGACGTTCTAA
- the dusA gene encoding tRNA dihydrouridine(20/20a) synthase DusA, translating to MSSELQTAFPAHRFSIAPMLDWTDRHCRYFLRQLSRHTLLYTEMVTTGAIIHGKGDYLAYSEEEHPVALQLGGSDPAALAQCAKLAEERGYDEINLNVGCPSDRVQNGMFGACLMGNAQLVADCIKAMRDVVSIPVTVKTRIGIDDQDSYEFLCDFINTVSGKGECEMFIIHARKAWLSGLSPKENREIPPLDYPRVYQLKRDFPHLTMSINGGIKSLEEAKAHLAHMDGVMVGREAYQNPGILATVDREIFGIEGADTDPVAVVRAMYPYIERELSNGTYLGHITRHMLGLFQGIPGARQWRRYLSENAHKAGADIEVLEHALRLVADKR from the coding sequence ATGTCGTCAGAATTACAGACCGCTTTCCCTGCACACCGTTTCTCCATTGCGCCGATGCTCGACTGGACGGACAGACACTGCCGCTACTTCCTGCGCCAGCTCTCCCGCCATACGCTGCTGTACACCGAAATGGTGACCACGGGCGCAATCATTCACGGGAAGGGCGACTATCTGGCCTATAGCGAAGAAGAGCATCCGGTTGCCCTGCAGCTGGGCGGCAGCGATCCGGCCGCGCTGGCGCAGTGCGCGAAGCTGGCGGAAGAACGCGGCTACGACGAGATCAACCTGAACGTTGGCTGCCCGTCCGACCGCGTGCAGAACGGCATGTTTGGCGCCTGTCTGATGGGGAATGCACAGCTGGTAGCGGACTGTATCAAGGCGATGCGCGATGTGGTCTCCATTCCGGTCACGGTCAAAACCCGTATCGGCATTGACGACCAGGACAGCTACGAATTCCTGTGCGACTTCATCAACACGGTATCCGGGAAAGGCGAGTGTGAGATGTTCATCATCCACGCGCGAAAAGCCTGGCTCTCCGGCCTCAGCCCGAAAGAGAACCGCGAGATCCCGCCGCTGGACTATCCGCGCGTGTATCAACTGAAGCGTGACTTTCCGCACCTGACGATGTCCATCAACGGCGGCATCAAGTCGCTGGAAGAGGCCAAAGCGCATCTGGCGCATATGGATGGCGTGATGGTCGGCCGCGAGGCGTATCAGAACCCGGGCATTCTGGCGACGGTCGATCGCGAAATCTTTGGTATCGAAGGCGCGGACACCGATCCGGTTGCCGTCGTGCGTGCGATGTACCCTTACATTGAGCGCGAGTTGAGTAATGGCACGTATCTCGGCCATATCACCCGCCATATGCTTGGCCTGTTCCAGGGGATTCCGGGCGCGCGTCAGTGGCGCCGCTACCTGAGCGAGAATGCGCATAAAGCCGGAGCCGATATTGAGGTGCTGGAACATGCGCTGCGACTGGTGGCAGACAAGCGATAA
- the pspG gene encoding envelope stress response protein PspG, producing MLELLFVIGFFVMLLATGVSLLGILAAIVVATVVMFIGGLFALTIKLLPWLLLAIAVVWVIRAIKAPKVPSYQRNNRFRY from the coding sequence ATGCTGGAACTACTTTTTGTGATTGGCTTTTTTGTCATGCTGTTAGCGACAGGCGTTTCGCTGCTCGGCATTCTGGCGGCTATCGTGGTGGCGACGGTGGTCATGTTTATTGGCGGACTGTTTGCGCTGACGATCAAACTGTTGCCGTGGCTACTGCTGGCCATTGCGGTCGTGTGGGTGATTCGGGCGATTAAAGCGCCAAAAGTGCCCAGTTATCAGCGCAATAACCGCTTCCGTTACTAA
- a CDS encoding quinone oxidoreductase: MATRIEFQKHGGPDVLKAVEFTPAAPGENEVQVENKAIGINYIDTYIRGGLYPPPSMPSGLGTEAAGVVVKVGSAVKHIKEGDRVVYAQSALGAYSSVHNVPADKAALLPNAISFEQAAASFLKGLTVYYLLRKTYEIKPDEQFLFHAAAGGVGLIACQWAKALGAKLIGTVGNAQKAQRALQAGAWQVINYREESIVERLKEITSGKKVRVVYDSVGKDTWEASLDCLQRRGLMVSFGNASGAVTGVNLGILNQKGSLYVTRPSLQGYITNREELEEASNELFSLIASGVIKVDVADAQKFALTDAQRAHEVLESRATQGSSLLIP, from the coding sequence ATGGCAACGCGCATTGAATTCCAGAAACACGGTGGGCCAGACGTACTGAAAGCGGTGGAGTTCACCCCTGCCGCGCCTGGCGAAAACGAAGTGCAGGTTGAAAACAAAGCCATAGGCATAAACTACATCGACACTTATATTCGCGGCGGTCTCTACCCGCCGCCGTCAATGCCGAGCGGCCTGGGCACCGAGGCGGCCGGGGTCGTCGTCAAAGTGGGCAGCGCGGTTAAGCATATTAAAGAGGGCGACCGCGTGGTGTACGCGCAGTCTGCGCTGGGCGCTTACAGCTCCGTCCACAACGTTCCGGCGGATAAAGCCGCCCTGCTGCCTAACGCTATCTCCTTCGAGCAGGCGGCGGCCTCGTTCCTGAAAGGTCTGACGGTTTACTACCTGCTGCGCAAAACCTATGAAATTAAGCCCGACGAGCAGTTCCTGTTCCATGCCGCAGCGGGTGGCGTCGGGCTCATCGCCTGTCAGTGGGCAAAGGCGCTGGGCGCGAAGCTGATCGGCACCGTCGGAAATGCACAAAAAGCGCAGCGCGCGCTGCAGGCGGGCGCCTGGCAGGTGATTAACTATCGTGAAGAGAGCATTGTTGAGCGGCTGAAGGAGATCACCAGCGGCAAAAAAGTGCGCGTGGTGTATGACTCGGTGGGGAAAGACACGTGGGAAGCGTCGCTGGACTGTCTGCAGCGCCGTGGTCTGATGGTCAGCTTCGGCAATGCGTCTGGCGCGGTCACCGGCGTTAATCTCGGTATTCTGAATCAGAAAGGTTCGCTGTATGTGACTCGCCCTTCCCTGCAAGGATACATCACCAACCGGGAAGAACTTGAGGAAGCCAGCAACGAGCTGTTCTCGCTGATCGCCAGCGGCGTCATCAAAGTGGATGTGGCAGATGCGCAGAAATTCGCGCTGACCGATGCGCAGCGCGCGCATGAGGTGCTGGAAAGCCGGGCGACGCAGGGGTCGAGCTTGTTGATTCCCTGA
- the dnaB gene encoding replicative DNA helicase: MAGNKPFNKQTEPRERDFQVAGLKVPPHSIEAEQSVLGGLMLDNERWDDVAERVVAEDFYTRPHRHIFTEMARLQESGSPIDLITLAESLERLGQLDSCGGFAYLAELSKNTPSAANISAYANIVRERAVVREMISVANEIAEAGFDPQGRTSEDLLDLAESRVFKIAESRANKDEGPKNIADVLDATVARIEQLFQQPHDGVTGVNTGYDDLNKKTAGLQPSDLIIVAARPSMGKTTFAMNLVENAAMLQDKPVLIFSLEMPSEQIMMRSLASLSRVDQTRIRTGQLDDEDWARISGTMGILLEKRNIYIDDSSGLTPTEVRSRARRIAREHGGIGLIMIDYLQLMRVPSLSDNRTLEIAEISRSLKALAKELHVPVVALSQLNRSLEQRADKRPVNSDLRESGSIEQDADLIMFIYRDEVYHENSDLKGIAEIIIGKQRNGPIGTVRLTFNGQWSRFDNYAGPQYDDE; encoded by the coding sequence ATGGCAGGAAACAAACCCTTCAACAAACAGACTGAACCTCGCGAGCGTGATTTCCAGGTCGCAGGGTTAAAGGTCCCGCCGCACTCGATTGAAGCGGAACAGTCGGTGTTGGGCGGTTTAATGCTGGATAACGAGCGCTGGGACGACGTCGCCGAGCGCGTCGTGGCGGAAGATTTCTACACCCGCCCGCACCGCCACATCTTTACCGAAATGGCGCGTCTGCAGGAGTCGGGCAGCCCAATCGATCTGATCACGCTCGCGGAATCGCTGGAGCGCCTTGGTCAGCTCGACAGCTGCGGCGGGTTTGCCTATCTGGCGGAACTGTCAAAAAACACGCCTAGTGCGGCGAACATCAGCGCGTATGCCAATATCGTGCGCGAACGTGCCGTCGTCCGCGAGATGATTTCGGTGGCGAATGAGATCGCCGAAGCCGGTTTTGATCCACAGGGGCGTACCAGCGAAGACCTGCTCGATCTGGCTGAATCCCGCGTCTTTAAAATCGCCGAAAGCCGCGCCAATAAAGACGAAGGTCCAAAAAACATCGCCGATGTCCTCGACGCCACCGTTGCCCGTATCGAACAGCTGTTCCAGCAGCCGCACGACGGTGTGACCGGGGTAAACACCGGCTATGACGATTTGAACAAGAAAACCGCTGGTCTGCAGCCGTCGGATTTGATTATCGTCGCCGCGCGTCCGTCGATGGGTAAAACTACCTTTGCGATGAACCTCGTCGAAAACGCGGCGATGTTGCAGGATAAGCCGGTATTGATCTTCAGCCTTGAGATGCCCTCCGAGCAGATTATGATGCGTTCTCTGGCGTCGCTGTCGCGCGTGGATCAGACCCGAATTCGTACCGGCCAGCTCGATGATGAAGACTGGGCGCGCATTTCCGGCACCATGGGCATTCTGCTGGAAAAACGTAACATCTATATCGATGACTCCTCCGGCCTGACGCCGACGGAAGTGCGCTCCCGCGCGCGCCGTATCGCCCGTGAACACGGCGGCATCGGCCTCATCATGATCGACTACCTTCAGCTGATGCGCGTCCCGTCGCTTTCCGACAACCGTACGCTTGAAATTGCGGAGATTTCCCGCTCGCTCAAGGCGTTAGCCAAAGAGCTGCACGTACCGGTCGTCGCGCTGTCGCAGCTGAACCGCTCTCTGGAACAACGTGCCGACAAGCGCCCGGTCAACTCTGACCTGCGTGAGTCCGGCTCCATCGAGCAGGATGCCGACTTAATCATGTTTATCTACCGTGATGAGGTTTATCACGAGAACAGCGACCTGAAAGGGATCGCCGAAATTATTATTGGTAAACAACGTAACGGCCCAATCGGGACGGTGCGTCTGACCTTTAACGGACAGTGGTCGCGTTTCGACAACTATGCCGGTCCTCAATATGATGATGAGTAA
- the alr gene encoding alanine racemase: MQAATVVINRRALRHNLQRLRELAPASKLVAVVKANAYGHGLLETARTLPDADAFGVARLEEALRLRAGGITQPILLLEGFFEATDLPTIADQHLHTAVHNEEQLAALETAELSEPVTAWMKLDTGMHRLGVRPESAEAFYQRLCRCKNVRQPVNIVSHFARADEPECGATERQLDIFNTFCEGKPGMRSIAASGGILLWPQSHFDWARPGIILYGVSPLENKPWGPDFGFQPVMSLVSNLIAVRDHKAGEPVGYGGTWTSERDTRLGVVAMGYGDGYPRAAPSGTPVLVNGREVKIVGRVAMDMICVDLGPEAQDKPGDDVVMWGEGLPVERIAEITKVSAYELITRLTSRVAMKYID, encoded by the coding sequence ATGCAAGCGGCAACTGTTGTTATTAACCGCCGCGCTCTGCGACACAACCTGCAACGTCTGCGTGAACTGGCGCCTGCCAGCAAGCTCGTTGCAGTCGTGAAAGCGAACGCTTACGGACACGGTCTTCTTGAGACCGCGCGAACGCTCCCCGATGCCGACGCCTTTGGCGTCGCCCGTCTTGAAGAAGCCCTCCGCCTGCGCGCGGGCGGCATTACCCAACCCATTCTGCTCCTCGAAGGCTTTTTCGAAGCCACAGATTTACCGACCATCGCTGACCAGCATCTGCACACGGCGGTACATAACGAAGAACAGCTCGCCGCACTGGAAACCGCCGAGCTGAGCGAGCCGGTGACCGCCTGGATGAAGCTCGACACGGGCATGCACCGTCTGGGCGTGCGTCCGGAAAGCGCGGAAGCGTTTTATCAGCGCTTATGCCGGTGCAAAAACGTGCGCCAGCCGGTGAATATCGTCAGCCACTTCGCCCGCGCCGATGAGCCCGAGTGCGGTGCGACCGAGCGCCAGCTGGATATCTTTAACACCTTCTGCGAAGGCAAGCCGGGGATGCGCTCGATTGCGGCATCCGGCGGTATTCTGCTGTGGCCGCAGTCGCACTTCGACTGGGCGCGACCGGGCATCATTCTCTACGGCGTGTCGCCGCTGGAGAACAAACCCTGGGGGCCGGACTTTGGCTTCCAGCCGGTCATGTCGCTGGTCTCTAACCTGATTGCCGTGCGTGACCATAAAGCGGGCGAGCCGGTGGGCTACGGCGGTACCTGGACCAGCGAGCGTGATACCCGTCTCGGAGTGGTGGCGATGGGCTATGGTGACGGCTATCCGCGCGCCGCGCCGTCGGGTACGCCGGTTCTGGTCAACGGTCGCGAGGTGAAGATCGTCGGCCGCGTGGCGATGGACATGATTTGTGTCGATCTGGGGCCTGAAGCCCAGGATAAGCCCGGCGACGATGTCGTGATGTGGGGTGAAGGTTTGCCCGTCGAACGCATTGCTGAAATTACGAAAGTGAGTGCTTACGAACTTATCACGCGCCTGACGTCAAGGGTTGCGATGAAGTACATCGACTGA
- a CDS encoding response regulator transcription factor, with the protein MIDELPIFIHGMKTELERVMPECTVFAANNFEDAHAILTSMPVSIILLDGEMKCRDFITNLMTNWPELPIVVMLRKTTDKIFNFYIRQSIKGIFTKDLPAEKISQILCMVSSGVVCFPEQAVVQREQPTGGLPIYSLSRRQKEVLKLLANGGTNKQISRQLNISAGTVKVHLESIFHRLQVNNRTQAAMLYFKYMSN; encoded by the coding sequence ATGATCGATGAATTACCGATCTTCATTCACGGTATGAAAACAGAGCTGGAACGCGTCATGCCGGAATGCACTGTTTTTGCAGCGAACAACTTTGAAGATGCACACGCAATTTTAACCTCTATGCCGGTCAGCATTATTTTGCTGGATGGTGAAATGAAGTGCCGTGATTTTATCACTAATTTGATGACAAACTGGCCTGAGCTACCGATCGTGGTGATGTTACGAAAAACGACGGATAAGATATTCAACTTCTACATCCGCCAAAGCATTAAGGGCATTTTTACCAAGGATCTCCCCGCGGAGAAAATCAGCCAGATACTTTGCATGGTTTCCTCGGGGGTGGTCTGTTTTCCGGAGCAAGCCGTGGTCCAGCGAGAACAACCCACTGGCGGTTTGCCAATCTATTCCCTGAGTCGTCGGCAGAAGGAAGTTCTTAAGCTGCTGGCGAATGGAGGAACAAATAAGCAGATCAGCCGGCAATTGAATATCAGCGCAGGTACGGTCAAAGTGCATCTGGAATCCATCTTTCACCGACTACAGGTCAACAATCGAACGCAGGCCGCAATGCTCTATTTTAAATATATGTCTAATTAG
- a CDS encoding ribonuclease domain-containing protein: MKPLYIVKMAVLSVSLFNVLQATAAMPTCEEEIKEANTFLSSQGMVPVNNVTDLATTLRHIKNFGRLPDRYITSDEAKRLGWSGSESESLWGLKPTNQKWIGGDKYSDRALPSSQPWLSADIDVVKGYRSPKRLIYSLSGQQRFITTDKYQHIVELDPCQ, encoded by the coding sequence ATGAAACCACTTTACATAGTGAAAATGGCCGTACTGTCTGTTTCGTTATTCAACGTGTTACAGGCAACCGCCGCCATGCCAACCTGCGAAGAGGAAATAAAGGAAGCCAACACCTTTTTATCTTCTCAGGGTATGGTGCCCGTCAATAACGTGACCGATCTGGCGACAACGCTTCGTCATATAAAAAATTTTGGGCGCCTGCCCGACCGCTATATTACCTCGGATGAGGCCAAACGCCTCGGCTGGTCGGGAAGTGAAAGCGAATCGCTTTGGGGTCTTAAACCCACCAATCAAAAATGGATCGGTGGCGATAAATACAGCGATCGCGCTCTTCCTTCCAGTCAGCCCTGGCTTAGCGCGGATATCGATGTCGTGAAGGGGTATCGCTCTCCCAAGCGTTTGATTTACAGCCTGTCAGGGCAACAGCGCTTTATTACGACCGATAAGTATCAGCATATTGTTGAGCTGGATCCCTGCCAATAA
- a CDS encoding lysozyme codes for MQKQPERTGDRGIQLICQFEGLRLERYRDAVGLWTIGYGHLILKEEMEKLTKITTGEAKDLLRKDLKRTEDGVKKLLNNASTQNQFDALVSFAFNLGVGNLKKSTLLKKFNAGDIQGAALQFKSWNKAGGKVLTGLTRRREAEMKLFLS; via the coding sequence ATGCAAAAACAACCAGAACGTACAGGTGACAGGGGCATTCAGCTTATTTGCCAGTTTGAAGGGCTGAGGCTGGAGCGTTATCGCGATGCCGTAGGTTTATGGACCATCGGCTACGGCCATTTGATCCTCAAAGAGGAGATGGAAAAGCTCACCAAAATTACCACCGGTGAAGCCAAAGATCTGCTGCGCAAAGATCTGAAACGCACCGAGGACGGCGTGAAAAAACTGCTGAACAACGCTTCGACGCAGAACCAATTCGACGCGCTGGTTTCGTTCGCCTTCAACCTTGGCGTGGGCAATTTAAAGAAATCCACGCTGCTCAAAAAATTCAACGCAGGCGATATCCAGGGCGCCGCACTGCAGTTCAAAAGCTGGAATAAGGCAGGCGGTAAGGTTTTGACCGGGCTTACCCGACGCCGCGAGGCGGAAATGAAGCTATTTCTTAGTTAA
- a CDS encoding DUF2589 domain-containing protein — protein MSFKKWLRGGKDEEPENRAGKEDEGTPPVQENTLPSPPADIPGVPISLEDITRGMQYAATAANELIAQQYMKALDPFFEPAEDGSLIPRTVQLALDEKHYFDLPLVALSTPRGLMLEKMKVNLTIRTEGMQAPSRQSGENEFGRFHVSLSPSSDNKGGRDSRHVDVEMQFTALEPPESVMRLIDEYTNKVIPRPKAEETP, from the coding sequence ATGTCTTTTAAAAAATGGCTGCGCGGCGGCAAGGATGAGGAGCCGGAAAACAGGGCGGGCAAAGAGGATGAAGGCACGCCGCCGGTACAGGAAAACACGCTTCCATCGCCTCCAGCCGATATTCCCGGCGTGCCGATCTCGCTTGAAGATATCACGCGTGGGATGCAGTACGCGGCCACTGCGGCCAACGAACTGATTGCTCAGCAGTATATGAAGGCGCTGGATCCCTTTTTCGAACCCGCAGAAGACGGTTCGTTAATTCCACGCACGGTACAGCTGGCGCTGGATGAAAAGCACTACTTTGACCTGCCCTTAGTCGCGCTTTCGACACCGCGCGGGCTGATGCTGGAAAAGATGAAGGTCAACCTGACGATCCGTACGGAAGGCATGCAGGCGCCTTCCCGCCAGTCCGGTGAAAACGAATTTGGCCGCTTTCACGTCAGCCTTTCGCCTTCCAGCGATAACAAAGGCGGGCGTGACAGCCGCCACGTCGATGTAGAGATGCAATTTACCGCACTTGAGCCACCGGAAAGCGTCATGCGTTTGATTGACGAATACACCAACAAGGTGATTCCCCGCCCGAAAGCAGAGGAGACTCCGTAA
- a CDS encoding DUF2589 domain-containing protein has protein sequence MDSQFIGSVINALPLEHMIGGPLQAMIKAQVQASKAYTDFLLSVCIKDGKAVAIEFDYDETVVDEQGVNKGSVTRKMSIPLLAAVTHPIICIEDGTIDFELEVSQSEASSSSTEAEASVEASVGWGVFKAKMTGKVSHKSEQTRSTDTRAKYSIHTQIKRQEPPEALQRVIDYLTNAKTKPVAAQ, from the coding sequence ATGGATTCACAATTTATTGGTTCAGTTATTAACGCCCTGCCGCTGGAACATATGATCGGCGGTCCGCTGCAGGCGATGATCAAAGCACAGGTCCAGGCGAGCAAGGCCTATACCGACTTCCTGCTCTCCGTCTGTATTAAAGACGGCAAAGCTGTCGCGATCGAGTTCGATTACGACGAAACCGTGGTAGACGAACAGGGGGTCAATAAAGGCAGCGTGACCCGTAAGATGAGTATTCCGCTCCTGGCGGCGGTCACCCACCCCATCATCTGTATCGAGGACGGTACCATCGACTTTGAGCTGGAAGTGAGCCAGAGCGAAGCCAGTTCCAGCAGCACCGAAGCGGAGGCCTCCGTGGAAGCGTCCGTCGGCTGGGGCGTTTTCAAAGCGAAAATGACCGGCAAGGTCTCCCATAAATCGGAGCAGACCCGTTCGACCGATACACGCGCGAAATATTCCATTCATACCCAGATTAAACGCCAGGAGCCACCTGAAGCTCTGCAGCGCGTGATTGATTACCTGACCAACGCCAAAACCAAGCCTGTCGCCGCGCAATAA